The following DNA comes from Castor canadensis chromosome 4, mCasCan1.hap1v2, whole genome shotgun sequence.
CAAATTCCATCAGTATTGATATCAGAATTTAATACAATTTCAAATCTAAGCgaatttaaatacttttaaaaattatagagaGGGTGCTGGTAAGCTTATATATAAATTGatagacaaaaatatttcatttccagTTTCTGGGAACGTTTTCATATTTATATGCAGATCTATCACATTCCCATATTATTCTCACATTAGGAAATGTGTTAACAGGGAAGCTCcataatggttttcttttttgcagcactggtttgaactcagggcctacaccttgagccactccaccagccctttttttttaaaatggctttttttgagatagcatgtcacaaactatttgcccaggctggctttgaaccatgatcctactgatctctgcctcctgagtagctaggattacaggtgtgagccactggcacccaaaaATGGTTTTCTCTTTTACCCAGTGatgcttgtgttttcttcttagaGCACAACATATTTAAGGCCAGCAACCATAATATGATAGGCACTATAAACATGTAATCATCCAAACAATTATCATCTAAAGGAATCTCTCAATAACGTCACTTAAACACAAATGTAGATCTGTCATTTAACTACAAAAATCCAATGAGTGTAGCCATAAAACTGAACAATAAGGAGCGTACTTACAAAGCTGCGCTTGCCAGAATGTGAAGTTGTTGACAACGATGGTGATAAATAATAATCAATAGGCCCTTTCTtagcagtgttttgtttttttaggttgCAGAAGCACACACTTAAGAGAGTAAGGTGAAATGGCATCTTCACATTCACCATATTTCGAAAAAGTTTCATAAGTATATCAACCATGGGAGTTACCACATCATAATTtcctaaataaaatgtttaagaagACAATAtctaaatatatcataattaagAGCCCGATATCATTTATACTGGTGAGAATAAGAAATTAGATCTAGAAGTTAATctagattttgtaaaaaaaaaagatatgaactatttgggaagaggtgAGGACTTTGGGGGCAGGAGAAGCAGGAACAAGAGAGGGTAGGTAATGGGGGGATAAATACAATCAAAGTGTTATctgtatgtatgaaaatgccacagtgaagcctattattttgtacaattaacatatgatGACTAATCTTGATTGTCAGTTGGATTGAGAGGCATCtatgagattagtaaagcacaccctTGAGTGTGTCTGTGAATGCATTTCCAATTAATTAAGAGGATTAATTAAcacccaccctgaatgtgggcagcaccatcccataggctgagggcctggatggaataaaagagaaaggagaaagagtaaAATGCAGGcattctctcaatctctctccctctctccctcccttcccctcccttgctTCTGTGATCTGCTTTTCTATGCCAGCCCTCCCTACcaacatgaactgaaacctctgaaacaatgagtcaaaaatcaatctttcctcctcaatctttcttttgctcaggtattttgtcacagtaacaaaaaactaatacatgctaaggttttatttttaaacaaagaattaaATCCTAAATTGACATCTTTGGGACATGGTaacattattttcaaaacttaTACTACATAATTATAGTTTTGTTCCCTTTCAACttgaaaaacattcttttttgggggggttgtgaaactggggtttgaactcagggcttcatgcttgctaggcaggcgctcaactgcttgagccacacctccatctctgtttatttttaagatagggtctcacttttgtccaggccatcctggaatgagaatcctcctattttacatttcccgccatcactgggatgacaagtggctgccaccaatgcccagcttttctctgttcagaaggggtcttgtaaacttttttgccAACGAAACccccaatctcagcatcccaaatagctaagattacaggcatgagccactggacccCAGTATTGGGAGACATTCTTAAGTAAGTCTTtacatttattatctatttaaaaacaaaagaccagcatgatggcacacaccttgagcccagcactcagaggcaaGAGGACTTTGAGTTCGGGGCCAACCTGAACTATGTTAACAAGACTCTGCCATTCAAAGTTTGCTTTTTTAAGAGTTCAATCTGTTTAATAAATTCGTAGAAAACTAGTCCATACCTGTCCCTAACTTCTGAATTACATGGGATGGAACAGGGCACTGACGACTCTCACGACTATAGTGCTTCTCAGATGAATACCGACGGATTGCTAATCTTATTGTATGGGGCTTCCTTCCATCTTGGCACActctaaaaataaatggaaataagaggggaaaaaagtattaaatattcTCAAGTAGTATAAAACACCTCATTTATTTAAAGGTGACAGATTGAACAACTATAATGATTATACATGCAGTAGATAATTAAATGGTAAGCAATAAGGGTTGcagaatatacaaataaatatctcaaaaagTCTATGCACTAAAGCTCTGAAATTTTACATGTAAAAGACTCACAGTCCTCACTTAGAATTGACTGCTATCAGAAGTAAAAATGTAATCCTAACAAGCTGTTTCATAATCTAAGCTAAAACATAAAAGCAACATATTAAAACCAATAAGAAATATGACAAAGCCAGGAAGTGAAAAgttataatatacacacataaattatataaattataagatATATGGTATATATAACTTTTTGGCagaacttgagtttgaactcaagaccttgcacaGCAGCCGCCAGcccaatattaatattaatatgttaCTACATATTAAAGCAATACTTTTAATGATCAATTAGTTACTACTTTTAGGAAGATACGCAAATGTGCACATATCTTAAACAGAGTTAAATCTAAATGGTTTTGGCTTTGGTGTTAAAATAGAAGTTTTTATGATAACgaaaattcacttaaaaaatagaaaatttaattactagaaaaataaatgcaattaaagtatatcattttcctttttgtttgtataGCAATGTATATAAGATCAAAtcacaaatataaaatgcaaatattacatattttaaacataCTCAAAATGAAGATTCTGAATTAGAAAAATTAGTTTTGtagcaatttttttctctctcttaatgCTTTGTCACAAATCCTCCCAACTAGGATATTAAAATGTGTTAAGTGATCCCTGTAAACATATCATTACTTTAAATATCTTCTAGTTAAGCCTgttcttttaaataattacacAATTAAAAGAGTGTAATCTGCAAATTAACACAATTAGAAAAAGGTTAAATCTTAAGTAATTTTAAACTAGTGCCTAGCATATGGATTAAAAATTACAtagttttacatttctttcacAACTACAGAATTAAACATCATaaactcttacacacacacatacacagaaatgtaatttttgttttttaaccacaCACTTAGATGCTGTTATACCTTTTTCACTGACATAAGGTGCTGTAGTGTGGAACAGGAGACTGGCAAACAGAGAGATGGATAGATGTTTAATACATGGTATCTCACAGGTTCAGAACACCTAGTCTCACTTCTGGGTTGATTCCTCAAATAAAAGAACCTACAAAACTTATACTTTCAATAGTTTCTTTACATGTAGTACTGTTTCTCATGGGCAGACATTTCAGAGTACTCTAATATCTCTCTGAGGCTGAGCAGATGACCCAGTTTCACCAGCACACTCCCCAGCACATCCTGAGTCATACTGCTGGCACTGGGTCATACTGGCAACCTCAGCTGCATGCAACGAGTTGCAGGGCTCTTCTCCAGACATGAAAGGCAAGTTGCATATAACAGCAAAATTGTAGGAAAGAGCGTCATCAGTTTTCTGAGACTTAGAATGATCCCCAAACTGTTCTTAGTTTAGATACTGTTAGCCTTCCTAGAATCATTACAGAAGCACACCTATTCTGTTAGACCTTTTACACTCCAATTTGAggaatttctaacaaaaagaaaaagtaatgcaAGGAAAAAAGATTAATACTTTTCTACACAGTAATAAGAAGTACATGTATGATAGCTGCTAAGGAACAACAGAAAACTAAATTTCTTGTTCAGTTTACATTATGCTACTTGTATATTCATAATCCCAGTTGACACACTTCATGTCAACTGACAGGTCAAGATCCCTGCACACATTTGCAATCACTTACACATATTCTTTTGCTATTCCTCCCTTTGACTCCATCTTCTTCTACACAGTCTGAAGCAAAGAAGATATAAGGTTTTTCCTGCTTCCTCCATCATCGTTGCTTTAATAACCTTCTATTCTCAACCATAACAAATTAATATAAATGTCTTCATATAAGGAATTTTTGAATACGACAGAATTATTCCTATTATCCTTTTCCTCTTACTAAAAAGCAAGTAACTATTAAGTTAAAGCAAAGGTTTTGTAATTGCCATAGAGAAAAATTAAACCTTTCTTCTTACTTAAGGACCAGAATAAACCTAAGAGTATTAGAGATATCCATAAAACCAATTTAGTAACTACCTGTAGTTCAAGGGTCACAATATAACCaccatgttttttaaattaagactAATGGAAGTATATATTACTATCATTATAATAGTTTACAATACAGAGAAATCCAATGATACATTATTTATACTAGATAAAATTGTTTAGTTTCCAATTAATCTGTAAGATCCAAGACAGAACATGGAGCAGTTTTTTCCATTTAGTGCATATGGATGACTTGGCAAAATGGATTGCAAATCACCTGTTCAAAAGGCTCGCAAGAAGTTCTTCAATCTTCTTTTTAGCTTCAACTTctgatgaacattttttaaatgaatcttcTTCACTAAAGGACTACAAAAGAATTATAAATAGGGATTAAATGTAAACAGATAAATATATTCAATTATCAGTATACATGTCAAATAAATGTTCAACAATTCTTTACCAACTTATGTACTATACTTAGTTTGAAACATTTACTTCACTTTTAGATTTAACTCTTTTTGTCTGAAAGTTATTGTACTTCACTAGAAGTGCACTATTAAGTCAAGAAAATTGTTAAAGCTGTAGTACCAACTTCAAGCTTTACTGTACGACTACAGCAAGGCTTTTAATCCTTAGCACTTCAATCTGCTAAGGAATTTTGGATGTTATTTAACCTTTCTAAATTATAGTCCTGTCATctttaagaggaagaaaaggaagcaaagaaaggaaggaggaaggaatgaatAAACAATAGTACTGGCTACCTGACAGGTCTGTTGTAAAGAGTAACACTTAGTACAGTCCTTTTAACACAGGGGGAAGAAAATCAACATTAACTGGGTGACTACAACTTTCCCATCTGAACTATTCTGAAaagatttctaaaatattaaaacattttgccTCCTATGTACATTATGGGTTACTAAAATTAAGTTGTAGTCAATCAAAATGGCTTATTTGAGatttagaaatattaatgtttacatttcaatttaaaaatattaatattatatactaAATTAGCCTTCTCATAGGAAAGGAATCATGTACTAACTGAAAAACTACAATGGTAAGAACATTTGAGAGAAATCTTTCTTTCAAATACTATTATGACCAgtacttaattaaaataaatatcatgGTCATGTACCTGAGGTGGTCCTGAAGGTGTGACAGGAGAGTTATCCTCTCCAAAACTGAGCTTCTGGATACGTTGAGCGACTAAAATTCCTAATTCCTTTTCTAATATTTTGGATGAAAAGATTTGGAGATCATGTACACTGTTGATTCCCAAAACTTCAAGACGTTTGGCAGTTTTATAGCCAATACCTAACCAAAAGAAATGCATAATGTTACAACGGCTTTACTCCTTAAAATAAAGCTAACTAAAATATTAAACATGTCCATCatatattaagttacacaattacTATCTTgctaagttcaaattccattgcaaattgggttatttttcttCCTATCGGGGCTCTTGAGTTACACAGACCTCTCACAAGCTCTCACAGCATACAGTGTAATAAATATAGACAGCAAACTCTGTCttgataaaatgacatttttatcacCTGTCAGTTAGTAGTATAAACAAAAAGACTCTCACTACAGCAATTAAAATTGTCAACCTGGTTTCTACACACACCACCAAACATTTATCCACAAGTCATATCTAGCTATAGCGACCACCCAGAATACAACTAAgaacaaacaaggaaacaaagtctTCATACTAAAAAAGTTTTTATCTTAAACTCAGTCAGTCATATTTAATTCACAAGATACTGAGGgtatttagtatatttttattactttcattaaaaaaaaatagtagagtACTTCTACAGTTATCTAGTTTCCTTGCACCAGAAAAGCAGAAAATTAGAAGGAACAGGTGTATAAAGGGAATTACTAAAGTGGGGTCACATATTTTTAcagcagaaataaaagaagactgCCAATTGGCAgcgagggaaaaagaaaaagccagtaAAAACAAGATGCcatactcaaaaaataaattcaagtaaGAGTCCTCAACTTACTACAATCTGACATTGCTCTTTAGAACACAGACCGTCCCCACAAACTTCAAAATTATACTTATACTACACTGAGGAAGGCAAGGCAggatataatatattgtaagatcaCAGAAATGTTGATTAAAAATAGGAAGTTATATTTCACTTTCACAAAATTCTTTTATTACATCTCATTCACCAacaatgctataaaaataaaatatgacatattCATTGACAATTATCTATTAAAATACAGGTACTAAATCTTCAAAGATACAAATTTGCTCCATGAACTGAATAGGTCAGTGAACTCAAGGAAAtcaatttcttctctttaaaatgaGGAACTTGGCCTAGTGAAGGTCCATTGAGCCGATATTATATATATCTAACCCCCAAAAAGAATTAGTGAAGGATGAACTCCCTTCTCTAGCTGCAATGCACATGTAAGACTATGAACCAGGGACTAGAAATAAAGGACCATGTGTTTACAGgttatgattttcttttattttggtgggacaggagtttgaactcaggtaatCGCGCTtccaaagcagatgctctaccacttgagccacatctcgtccgttttgcttcagttattttggagatgggggtcttgtgaactatttgcctgggctggcctcctgatatcagcctcccaaatagctgggattacaagcatgacccactggtgcccaactccaGGTTATAAATTTCATGATCAGATGTAGAAAAAGTACTTTCACTATTTCCTCATAGACAGCTGTTCCAGAAAACATGATAGTTGGTCTTATGTTTTCTCCAAGAGTCAAGTACATACCTATaggaattaataatttttaagattaaagaaatgcaataaaGCCAACACCTCTTCAAATATATTTGTCTTACcaggcatttcctttatgtggtTCAAACTATGAATGAGATCTTGACAACTCTCAGGTAATAAGACTGTTTGCTGATTTGGTTTAAAGATACCAGAAACTAATTTTGCCAATAGTTTATTAGAAGCCACTCCAGCACAGCCAGTGAGCCCCAACCGATTATACATGGCTTCCCGCATCTCTGCTGCAATCTGAGACCCAGCAAGCAGTCTGATGTGCATGACATCATGGAGGTTTACagctataaaaacagaaaatgttgtTAACAGTCAtaacaaaaaacaattttaatcttcttttttacaaatgagtttttaaaaggcACAGGGCTTTGTTTATATCCAAACCCTCCTACTACATTCAGTACCCTGCTATGCATaacttatttctttagttttcataAGATACTATAAAGTAATCAAATACCACAAATGAATTCCAAGGGTCTGCAATAATGAATGCATATGGGGCTTAATGATTAACAGATTATGAAAACTGATCTCATAAAAAATTCCTACTGAcattaataaaacttttattcACATTTACCTGTAAATAAGCATGTAAGTTTTATATAATAAGAAAGCTAACATTATAGCATTGAAGACCTAAATTTAAACCTTATGCAAAATATGTGTGCTGCTGGAAATGGTTCTGGCctatttaagagatttttttatgGGGACTAACAGAGTCCTCaaatggtagtgtgcctgcctagcaaggatgaggccctgaattcaaaccccagtaccaccaaaaaaaaaagggaaataaaaaaaaaaaaaaagagatcgtTTATGAAATTGTAGGGAAATTATACAGAAACAAATTTTCTTTGGTGTTAAACAGTATTAGAC
Coding sequences within:
- the Poli gene encoding DNA polymerase iota isoform X6, producing the protein MELADAEAAGCSQGARAPGEPGDLPGSVHNQLVPTRSSSRVIVHVDLDCFYAQVEMISNPELKGKPLGVQQKNLVVTCNYEARELGVKKLMNIRNAKEKCPQLVLVNGEDLTRYREMSYKVTELLEEFSPIVERLGFDENFVDLTEMVEKRLQQLQSDEISAVAVSGHVYNNQSVNLHDVMHIRLLAGSQIAAEMREAMYNRLGLTGCAGVASNKLLAKLVSGIFKPNQQTVLLPESCQDLIHSLNHIKEMPGIGYKTAKRLEVLGINSVHDLQIFSSKILEKELGILVAQRIQKLSFGEDNSPVTPSGPPQSFSEEDSFKKCSSEVEAKKKIEELLASLLNRVCQDGRKPHTIRLAIRRYSSEKHYSRESRQCPVPSHVIQKLGTGPQPMGWCCPHSGWVLINPLN
- the Poli gene encoding DNA polymerase iota isoform X5 produces the protein MELADAEAAGCSQGARAPGEPGDLPGSVHNQLVPTRSSSRVIVHVDLDCFYAQVEMISNPELKGKPLGVQQKNLVVTCNYEARELGVKKLMNIRNAKEKCPQLVLVNGEDLTRYREMSYKVTELLEEFSPIVERLGFDENFVDLTEMVEKRLQQLQSDEISAVAVSGHVYNNQSVNLHDVMHIRLLAGSQIAAEMREAMYNRLGLTGCAGVASNKLLAKLVSGIFKPNQQTVLLPESCQDLIHSLNHIKEMPGIGYKTAKRLEVLGINSVHDLQIFSSKILEKELGILVAQRIQKLSFGEDNSPVTPSGPPQSFSEEDSFKKCSSEVEAKKKIEELLASLLNRVCQDGRKPHTIRLAIRRYSSEKHYSRESRQCPVPSHVIQKLGTENERHSYGRCSQRQRNKLGFSTKWKN